CATCCAGGCTTGTCTTACGAAGGAAATGGCCCACTTTAGTAATTCTTGGATCATCTGTCATCTTGAAAACAGGGCCATCCATCTCATTCTTTTCTTTCAGACTATCTTTAAGCTCTTCAGCATTTGCCACCATAGTACGAAATTTATGGAGCATAAATCGACGCCCCCTTAGTCCTACCCTTTTCTGACTGAAAAAAATCGGACCTTTGGAATCAATCTTGATAGCCAGCCCAATAATCACAAACAAAGGTGACAGAACGACTAGTACAATGGCAGAAAACACTCTGTCGAAAATATCTTTCAGACGTAAAGACAGATAGTTTACCGGTGTATTTGAGATTGTAAGTAAGGGCGATGTTCCAAGATAATGCAGCTGCGTTTTGTTGGCAAGCATTGTAAAGAAAGGAGAATAAAGTCTGAAAACAACACCTATCTCAGAGCATATCTGAACATAGGTCTCCAATAACCTTGGATCAAGGGCTTCCTTGCAGACTATGACCTCATCAATTGTCTTGTCTCTGAGAAGCTGTTCCAGATCAGTACCTTCATCCAGCACTGGAGCCACATCTGGAAAACTCATATGTGCAGAGCCATCTCCAATTATAGCTACAATTTTATAGCCCCATTCCGGATGACCTGTCAGCTGACGAATAAGAGAAGCAGCCGATTTATCTCCGATAAGCAATACATTCAGGTAGTTATAACCCTTTCGTCTTACCCTCTTGAGTAAGTAATAAATAAAAGTCTTAAAGAGGAAGGTTAAAACAAGATCAAACAGTGCAAAGACAAGGAAAAGTCCAACACCCAGATAGAAAAGATTGAATGCCCAGGCTGATACAACAAGTAAAATTGTACCTACAACCGAAAGGCCTAAGCAACTTAACAGAACCATTGAATACGGTCTGGAACGATATAATACATTTGTCCCAAACCCATTTGAAAGAAGAGTCCAAAAAATTATTATAAGCAACTGTAATATTACGCTATCCTTCTGGTGAAGTATTGATATTTTCCCATACTCAAAATACAGCGCAATATTAAAACTGATAAGGGCCAGAACAACATCTGCCATTGTAGAAATAGCATTGATTGTCTTTGCTTTTTCTTTGAGCATCCTGAATTCCGTTTAGCTTGCACGAAGATAGTTTATAAACACGACTTAGTACATGAAATTTTAAGTGTTTTTCACATAAGCCTATCTGAATTGTTTTATCAATCCTACAGATACACCCAGAGATTTTGAAAGCGCTCCAACATCAACGCCAAGCATTCCATGAATGCTCAATCCATTCAACTTTGATGGACTCCATTCCATACCCATACTTCCATAAAACTGATCCTTTCCTCCTTTGAAAAAGTAACTGGGAGTTTCAACCCATGTATAACGTCCAGTGTACTGATGTACATAAGAACCGTAGTTGCGTGTAATACTCATCATAAGATCCCACGATACCTCATCGCTAAAATCACCTGCAGCTCCAATATGAATAGCGCGAAAACGGTCGCCTACCAGCTGGTAATATGTTTCCCGTGCTCCAAGTTCAGGCTCTAAATGAGCAATCTGAGAATAGGACAGAATAAATGGAGACCCCATAACCATACCATAGTGAGTCCATCCAGCGGGATAAAGTCCGTTATTCATGTACCAATCCCTTCCTCCAAATCTATATCCATAATTCGTATTTTCCTTTAGATACTTCTCTACCTCCTCTTTTGTATAAGATCCAGGATTTTCAACTCCAAGCTTCCTCATAACATCTTCTCTGAATGCAGGATCTTCAAGTTGATACAATACAACCAGAAATGGCCTTACATTGCCATTCTCATCAGTGTAATGAAAGTATGCATCAGGCATGCCTTTGCCAGACTGATATACTGTATTAACCCATTCGATAGTCAGAGCACTAATAAGGCCTTTTTTCGAAGAAGTCCATGTAAGACCTGCTATCTGATCCCTGTTCCTGACAAAGGGCTTCATCCCCGAACCATCAGCAAATGGCATCTGATAATAAAAGCGATACTCCCCATTCTCATTCGAATAATACACCCCAATGTCGTATAAACCCATATGGGCTCCAGCGGCATTTGTCATTTCACCTCCACCCAACTTACTTGACCCTTTAGCAAAGATCGAGTTCCAAAAATCGATAGGAATTTTCTCGCCGTTAGAATAGTAGCCACCCATCAAAACAGAATGGTTCAATCCTGCATAGGGCTTCAACTTTCCACCATCCCATCTGACATAGGCATATTTCTCATGTAACATTACATCTCTGTGGAACTTGACAGCACCCCTGTACTCATCATCCATGAAGCCATGGCTCACCTCACCTTTTATCTCGATTCGTCTGAGTACTCCCGGAAGCTTGGTATACTCCGGAATACCTATGGTTATTCGATCAACTGGTCTGGCATTAGAGCCATACAAAAATGAACCGCTTCCCTTATAACCGTGTTCGAAAACTGGGCTAAAAACATGGCGACCTGCCTTAAGGCTTAGAAATTTCCAGTCAATGCCAAGTGAATAGCCATGAAGATAGCCCCCGAAATGTTTGCTGTTATAATCAGCTTCCAGATGACCGCAAACTGAGATATTGTGACCAACATGAAAATCCCCCTTGAAAGAGGCAATGCCAAGAAAGGGAGCCTTACCTGATATACCCCACCTTCCCTCCTGCCCGGCATATAGCCATAATGGGGTGGTTTCTCCCGAAACTATCATGGAATATGTTGCAAGCTTACCCTGAACATTCAGCTTACCAACTGCATGAGTTGTAAGTGAAAACAATGAAAATAAAATCAACAGGTTATTTCTCATGAGGTACATGGATTTACTGACAATGCGGCAAAGTGAATTAAGGAACTTGACCATTTGGTAAAATTATGACAAGAAAACGAATATGTAAATTTTAATTATTACAACCTCCATCCGATACTGATTTATTACTTTTGACGAAAACCTATATTGAGCGATTTATACAAAAAAAAATAAAAGATAGCTTGCTTATAACCTTGATAATGTGTATTTTAGAGGTATTAAAATAAAAAAACAACACTTCACCATTTAGGTGCACAAGACTATCTTTTATGAGTACGAAGATAACAAAAATCGGCATTACAACCAATAAAATTTCTGGTCGTGGAGGGCTCCCTTTATTTCTTCGCTACACTGAGCAAATTGGCTTATATGGGCTAATATCGCGTAATGTTTCTTCTCTGCTTACTGGAAACAGCAAAGGCTTGCAGCTTCAACAGTTTGTAAAACAGATTGTTGCATTTTTTATAGATGGCACAAATATGGCCATAAGCAGTTTTGATCAAAGTAAAAAGGATGAAGGATATGCATGTTTGCTTGAATGCAAGACCGACCAATTGGCCTCTTCTCACCAGGTCAAACGTTTTTTTGGGAAGCTGTCCGTTATTTCAAACTCGGTATTCAATAAGATACTTAATGAACTGTTTATCTGGAGGCTTCACATATCCAAACCCAAAGTTATAGAACTGGGCATTGACACCATGGTTTTGGATAATGACGATGCTGCGAAACGCGAAGGTTGCGAGGTCACTTACAAGCGTAAGAAAGGGTTTCAGCCACTTCATATATGCTGGGGCTCGTTTCTGATAGACGTGACCTTTAGAAAAGGAAGTGCTCATTCCAATCATGGATCAGATTACACCGACAGGGTACGCTCTATAGTAAATCTGATACGCAAGAGATACTCCAAAGAAGTCCCTATTGTGGTGTGCGCCGATAGTGGGTTTGCGGATCAGAAAGCGTACGAGATATTCGAGCAAGAGCTTAATATACATTACATTACAACAGGAAAATTGTACAATGATGTTACTGAATATGTAAAGGCTTTACCCATTGACACTTTGGGCAAAATCACTAAAAATAAAGCAGTCTGGCAATTTGCGGAATTTGCCAGCAAGTTGAAATCCTGGTCCAAGTTTCGTCGTTGCTTTTTTACCAGATTGCACCGGGATGATACCGGGCAGTACGTAATGGAATTTGGTAAGCCTGACAGCGTCATCTATACCAATATCGGGAACTGTCCTGTCGCTGACAAAAGGCTTCGGGCATCCGGTGGAGATGAGTGGTTTAAAGCTGATACCATCATACGAAAATCACACCAAAGAGGAGCCGACGAGTTGATACATCGTAGCATTAAAGAGCTTGCTACCAGAGAACAACTTCCTTTTAAATCCTTTGGAATGAACAGAGCCTATTATTTTATGCTGGTAGTTACACACTTTATTTTCGAAGCATACAAACAAGATGTTACCGCAGAGGTTATTCCGGTAACCGTATATCCTAATACATTCAGAAGAAAGCTTATTGATTTTGCTGTCAAGATAACCTCAAGGGCAAGGAGTATTGTCCTGAATGTCACCAGAGTAATTTATGAAACGATAAATATTGAAGAGTTATGGGAACGGTGTCAGTCACCGCCGAAAATTCAGTTTGCATAAGGCAGAACAACATACCTCAGGATTGTAAACCCGTAGTGGTAATGGGAGACTTATGTCCAGACCCATAGAAAATGCGATAAAGTTCGGTTTGAGTGAAAAACAGAACTGAATTTTCGTTGAAAAAGTACACGAAAGAAGCCTACCTCTGAGAAAATTTCCGTTTTTTTGAAATCAAGTGAGACGACGGGGGCAGGTGAAATTACGAATCGCTCAATTTAGGGAAAATTTGATTATATGCTAGATTTTGATTTTATTGAAATGTTATCGGCCTTCATTGTTTTGTTTGCCGTAATCGATATTCTCGGTTCTATACCGATTGTGCTTGATATCCGTGATAAGGGAGGTAGAATTGATGCATGGAAGGCAGCCCCTGTTTCCTTTATCATACTTATTGTTTTTCTGTTCCTGGGAGAGGCTCTCCTTGGACTATTTGGGGTTGACTTATCATCATTTGCAATTGCCGGTTCATTGATACTTATGATTATGGCCATTGAGATGATACTAGGGGTTCAAATCTTCAAACACGACTCCCCTACAGGTGCATCCATAGTTCCTATTGCATTCCCGCTTATAGCCGGAGCAGGTTCATTTACGACCCTGCTGGCCTTGCGTGCTGAGTTTGCCCTGTCAACAATTATTGTTGCATTATTTCTGAATATAGTCGTGGTATTTTTCGTGCTTCACTATACCGATAAAATCAAGCATATTGCAGGTGCCGGTGGTGTATATGTACTCAAGAAATTTTTCGGCATAATCCTTATGGCTATGTCAATAAGGCTCTTTATGTCAAACTTTGCTTCCCTGCTTGTCGAAATGATAGATCATTTCAAAGGGTTGTAGAATAACTTCAACTATGCCTTATTATGTAGTGTGGGTAGGTGCCGAACCAGGTATCTACGACAGCTGGAACGACTGTAGGAAAAGAATCATAGGCTTCCCCGGTGCCAGGTACAAGAAGTTCAACACTCTTGCCGAAGCTGAGGAAGCTTTTGGATCGTCACGCAGTTCAAAGCCAAAGGCCGTTAAACTCTCGGGTTTTGAATCTCCTATTCAGGATGCATTGGCCGTTGACGCAGCATGTAGCGGCAACCCCGGAGTTATGGAATATCGTGGGGTGCATGTCGGAAGCAGACAGGAATGGTTTAACTTCAAGATCGAACTTGGAACCAACAATATTGGAGAGTTTCTTGGAATTGTTCACGGCCTTGCTTTTCAAAAACAACATAACCTAAACATCCCCATTTACAGTGATTCACAAATTGCTATAGGCTGGATAAAGGCAGGAAAATGCAAAACCAAACTAGCGGTAAACGAAAAAACAAAAAAGCTATTTGAAGTGATCAGGAGGGCTGAAGAATGGCTTGCTCATAATAGTTGGGATCAACCGCTGCTCAAATGGGAAACAAAACGATGGGGAGAGATTCCTGCCGACTTCGGCAGGAAATAATGAAGTCCAAAATATCATGAAAAGCCTGAGACCTGGCAGTTTATTGCATCATCAACGGCAGGTTGAAACAAACACGATGTCCCGTTTTTACCTTTCCATCATAGCGCTCTTCACTGCGTATATACCCAAAATCCGTCGGCCTGTTTTTTAATCCTTTTCCCTTGTAAATGTGACTAAAGGATACTGCGATTCCCATATTCCTGTATTTTTCTTCCAGGGACTTACAAGCATAATGGCAATTTCCTTCGGCACCATTGTCCTCAATTATTACCTCCAAAGCATTTCCCCGTCTCATAAATGCAATATCAAATTTGATCTTATCCTGAGACCTAAAGGCCATTATATCAGCAAGGGCATTCTCCAAAAATGGCTGTGATATCATCGAGGGTACAAGAATTGCTCCGGCATTCTGCATAACATTACTCTCTATTCTGTGTTCTATAGGCTTTCCAAGCATCTGATCCTGGACCCTCAGGAAAGACCTAAGGTAATCTATCTCCATACTTAGAGGTATCAGCTCCTGCCCGGAGAATTTCAGCACCTGTTCTATATGACGTGCTATCATATCCAGCTGATCAACAGCCCTTTCACTATCACCCACTTCGATACACTGTTTTACATTCTTAAGAGAGCTCAGCATCAGATCGGGATTACACTTTTCCTTCATTAGCTCCTTTTTCAGCTCTTCCACATTCTTCTGTTGCAATAGTCGGCGTCTTCTTTGGTAGGCTGACGCAAAAGCAATTACTGCGGAGACAGAAACTAAAATAATAAGACTCCAAAATAATCTTTCCCTCATAATAGCCTTCTTAATTCTATGGTCTCTCTCCTTAATCTGTCGCTCCAGTTCCATATCCATAACCCCTTTTGCATAGTCCGGGTTATCCTTAAGCATCTTGTCCCTCAGTGCAATATATCTCTCGAAATTAACGAGGGCACTATCATATTGCTCAATCTGCTTGTAAACCAAATATTCAGAATTCAGAAGATTTAGCAGCAACTCCTTCATTTCGTACTGCACAGCCAGGCCTTCAGCCTTTTTGTATAGGTAGATGGACTGAAGATACTCCCCCTTCTTTGCATAATTGTCTCCTAACATAGAATAGGTATTAACTTCTGCAAAACGGTCTCCCTCTGCTTTATTGATTACCAATGCCCGTTCAAGTATCCTTCCTGCCTCATCATACTTCTCCTGCCTCATCTTTAAGGAACCGATATTACTAAGCACTCTGGCCTCCATCGCATTATTCCGCTCCCTTCTGTAATACTCCAGAGCCTTTTCATAATTGGCAGCTGCCTCATCGAGTTGACCATATTCTGCATATACTGCTGCAATATTATTATAGACGCTCGCAACCTCCTCCCATTCCTGTTCTTTGAGATAAACATCAAGGGCTTTTTGATACAGGTCGAGTGATTTGGCAAACTGCTCACCATGAGAAAAAACTATGGCCATATTCTGGTAACACTGAGCAATGCCGTATGAGTTGTTAATCTCAAGCTCTAGCTTAAGTGATTGGGAAAAGTTCTCAATAGATTCGTCAAAATCTCCCTGATAGTATTTAACCAGTCCAAGATTGTTATACGCTGCGCTTAGCCTTGCTGTATCATTTACATTCCTGTAAAACTCAATTGCACGAGAATACTGTTGGGAAGCTTCACTCCAATTACTTAGGGAATACTCCAGTTCGCCTCTGTAGAAAGCTGCATACGCAGCAAGAAGATCTGGATTATATCCTTCCAGGTCTTCAATCCTGTTTATTAGTTTCCTTGCTTCAGCTGCATTGACATCTATCGCCTCTACCACTAACTCAACAAGGTCTGCAAGCTTTTTTTCATCAGCTGCAGATGTAAGTTGTACCCCAACTACTGATAAAACAACAATGACTGAGATGCGCAGCATAGTAAAGGGGCGAATCATAGTCCGGTATCTATTAGATAGTATCGTAAAAATAATCAAATAGTTATAAAAATGAAATTCTCATACTTTATTTGCACTAATCTATCAGTTTGAGAATTTCTTCTGTAGCACCGCACATACTTTGTACATATTCTAGTGCAGCTTCCCCAGATTTCTTCAGATAATCTTTATTCTCATCATCCCATAATCTTTCCATAAGATTACCAAACTCCACACTGTCATTAATAGAAAAACCTGCGCCCTTTTCTTTGAGATCTATAGCTTCTTTGAACTTAAGGTGACGTGGTCCGAAAATCACAGGCATACCATAAGTAGCTGCTTCAAGTGTATTGTGTATGCCCTTGCCAAAGCCACCTCCCAGATATGCCACACTTCCATATCTGTATATTGCAGAAAGCAGTCCTATGGTATCAATTATAAGTACCCTGACATCAGCTCCGATCTCTCCCTTAACTTTGGTGTAACGGCAAACAGGAAGGGCAAAACGCCTCTCAAGCTGCTGAACATGTGACTCATCCACCATATGAGGAGCAATAATTAGCTTTACGTCCTTAGCTGAATTATTAATATAGCTTGCTATTATCTGTTCGTCAGCAGGCCATGTGCTACCGGCAACAAGTACTTTTGCCCCTGTGGCAAAATTTTCAACTACAGGAATTGGGTTGGCTGCTGCTGCAATGGCAGCAACCCTGTCAAAACGGGTATCTCCGGCAACTATATATGCCTTAATGCCAATCCCATCAAGGAGGGCGGCAGATTTCTCATCCTGAATATAAAAACACTTAACATTGTTCAGTATTTTCCTGAACCAGCCACCGTACCATTTGAAAAAGATCTGATCCTTACGGAATATTGCTGACACAAGATAAAGAGGAGTCCCCACTTCTTTCAACTCCCTGAAATAGTTGTACCAATACTCATACTTCACAAAGAAAACCATCCGCGGATTAACTGTACTGATAAATCTTTTTGCATTGGCTCTGGTATCTGATGGCAGGTAACAAACGACATCAGCTTCCTTGTAGTTCTTTCTGACTTCATAGCCTGAAGGAGAATAAAAGCTGAGAACTATCTTGTATGAAGGATTCTTTTTCCTGATGGCTTCAATCAACGGCCTTCCCTGTTCAAATTCGCCAAGAGAAGCACAGTGCACCCATATTACATCACCTTCAAGAGAGACTCCCCCAAGGGTATCCCACACAGTCTTTCTTCCCTTTACCAGTAGAGCAGCCCTTTTACTAAAAGGTGCTGCAAGGCTTACTGCCAAATCAAATAATGCTATTCCCAAATTATAGAATAAGTGCATCTTTTCGTTCTTTCATTTGATACACGCCAAAAATACAATAAGCTTGCCGAGTATCGCATATTTTGCCTCGAAAAATGAACAATGCTGTTAAAAACTTATATTTTTGTAGTTTTGTAAATACCAGAAGGATATGAGTATGGAATCCAGTACGATGCCTGGTGAAGATATCAGGAGCAATTTCGTAATTGAAGAAATAGAGAAGGACCTGGCAATGGGTCGTAACGGAGGTAAAATTCTTACACGTTTTCCACCTGAGCCCAACGGCTATCTACATATAGGGCATGCCAAGGCTATATGCCTCAATTTTGGCATAGCGGAGCGCTACAATGCTAAGTGTAATTTACGTTTTGACGACACCAACCCTGTCAAGGAAGACGTAGAATACATAGAATCAATCAAGGAAGACATTCAGTGGTTAGGATTTCAATGGGCTGATGAACCAAAATATGCATCCGATTATTTTGAGCAGCTTTATGAATGGGCTATCAAACTTATTAAGAAGGGATACGCCTATGTATGCCAACTTTCAGCCGAAGAGATAGCTGCCCAGAAAGGTACTCCTACCGAACCTGGTCAGGAAAGTCCCTATAGGAATCGTTCAGTTGAAGAGAACCTTGAACTCTTCGAAAGAATGAGAAAGGGTGAGTTTAAGGAAGGGGAGATGATTTTGAGGGCCAAAATAGATATGGCTTCTCCAAATATGCATATGCGTGACCCCATCATGTACAGGATCATCCACAAGAGCCACCACCGCACCGGTGACAAATGGTGTATCTACCCTATGTATGATTACACCCATGGGCAAAGCGACTTTATCGAAGGTATCACACACTCACTTTGTACCCTTGAGTTTGCCGTACACAGACCTCTATATGACTGGTTCCTCGACAAGATACTGGAAGGCGAGCCCACTCCGGAGGTTAGAACAAGACAAATTGAGTTTGCCCGTCTTAATATCAATTATACTGTTATGAGCAAGCGTAAGCTGCTCGAACTTGTGCAACTGAAAGTAGTATCAGGTTGGGATGATCCCCGTATGCCAACTATTTCCGGCTTACGTCGCCGAGGCTATACTCCGGAATCTGTCAGGATGTTTGCCGAAAAGGTGGGAGTTGCAAAGCGTGACAATGTAATAGATATAGCACTCCTGGAACACTGCGTAAGGGAAGATCTAAACAAGAAAGCTACAAGGGTAAATGCAGTGCTTGATCCGATTAAAATGATAATCACAAATTATCCTGAGGATCAGGTTGAAATGCTCGAGACTGTCAATAATCCTGAAGACGAAACCATGGGCTCTCGTACAATTCCATTCTGTCGTGAGCTATACATTGAAAGGGATGACTTTATGGAAAATCCCCCAAAGAAGTACTTCAGGCTCGGTCCAGACAGGGAAGTACGTCTGAAAAGTGCGTACATAGTAAAGTGCGAAGGTTTCAAGAAGGATGACCAAGGTAATATAACTGAGATTTACTGTACCTACGATCCGGAAAGCCGTAGTGGTTCTGAAGGATCTGCACGAAAGGTCAAGGCGACCCTCCACTGGGTATCTGCAAGACATGCAATAGATGCAGAGGTAAGACTCTATGATAGACTCTTCCTCGATCCGGAACCAGATGGACATAAAGACAAGGATTTCAAAGAATTTCTGAATCCTGACTCTTTAAAAGTTCTAAATCACTGCAAACTGGAACCCATGCTTGCTGAAGCCAAGCCTTTGGAACATTTCCAGTTC
The genomic region above belongs to Xiashengella succiniciproducens and contains:
- a CDS encoding sugar transferase, whose protein sequence is MLKEKAKTINAISTMADVVLALISFNIALYFEYGKISILHQKDSVILQLLIIIFWTLLSNGFGTNVLYRSRPYSMVLLSCLGLSVVGTILLVVSAWAFNLFYLGVGLFLVFALFDLVLTFLFKTFIYYLLKRVRRKGYNYLNVLLIGDKSAASLIRQLTGHPEWGYKIVAIIGDGSAHMSFPDVAPVLDEGTDLEQLLRDKTIDEVIVCKEALDPRLLETYVQICSEIGVVFRLYSPFFTMLANKTQLHYLGTSPLLTISNTPVNYLSLRLKDIFDRVFSAIVLVVLSPLFVIIGLAIKIDSKGPIFFSQKRVGLRGRRFMLHKFRTMVANAEELKDSLKEKNEMDGPVFKMTDDPRITKVGHFLRKTSLDELPQFYNVLMGEMSIVGPRPPIPDEVKEYERWQLRRLSMKPGITCIWQVSGRNNIPFDEWMKMDLEYIDNWSLKLDFVLFFKTIRTMFRGDGK
- a CDS encoding capsule assembly Wzi family protein encodes the protein MRNNLLILFSLFSLTTHAVGKLNVQGKLATYSMIVSGETTPLWLYAGQEGRWGISGKAPFLGIASFKGDFHVGHNISVCGHLEADYNSKHFGGYLHGYSLGIDWKFLSLKAGRHVFSPVFEHGYKGSGSFLYGSNARPVDRITIGIPEYTKLPGVLRRIEIKGEVSHGFMDDEYRGAVKFHRDVMLHEKYAYVRWDGGKLKPYAGLNHSVLMGGYYSNGEKIPIDFWNSIFAKGSSKLGGGEMTNAAGAHMGLYDIGVYYSNENGEYRFYYQMPFADGSGMKPFVRNRDQIAGLTWTSSKKGLISALTIEWVNTVYQSGKGMPDAYFHYTDENGNVRPFLVVLYQLEDPAFREDVMRKLGVENPGSYTKEEVEKYLKENTNYGYRFGGRDWYMNNGLYPAGWTHYGMVMGSPFILSYSQIAHLEPELGARETYYQLVGDRFRAIHIGAAGDFSDEVSWDLMMSITRNYGSYVHQYTGRYTWVETPSYFFKGGKDQFYGSMGMEWSPSKLNGLSIHGMLGVDVGALSKSLGVSVGLIKQFR
- a CDS encoding IS1380 family transposase, giving the protein MSTKITKIGITTNKISGRGGLPLFLRYTEQIGLYGLISRNVSSLLTGNSKGLQLQQFVKQIVAFFIDGTNMAISSFDQSKKDEGYACLLECKTDQLASSHQVKRFFGKLSVISNSVFNKILNELFIWRLHISKPKVIELGIDTMVLDNDDAAKREGCEVTYKRKKGFQPLHICWGSFLIDVTFRKGSAHSNHGSDYTDRVRSIVNLIRKRYSKEVPIVVCADSGFADQKAYEIFEQELNIHYITTGKLYNDVTEYVKALPIDTLGKITKNKAVWQFAEFASKLKSWSKFRRCFFTRLHRDDTGQYVMEFGKPDSVIYTNIGNCPVADKRLRASGGDEWFKADTIIRKSHQRGADELIHRSIKELATREQLPFKSFGMNRAYYFMLVVTHFIFEAYKQDVTAEVIPVTVYPNTFRRKLIDFAVKITSRARSIVLNVTRVIYETINIEELWERCQSPPKIQFA
- a CDS encoding MarC family protein translates to MLDFDFIEMLSAFIVLFAVIDILGSIPIVLDIRDKGGRIDAWKAAPVSFIILIVFLFLGEALLGLFGVDLSSFAIAGSLILMIMAIEMILGVQIFKHDSPTGASIVPIAFPLIAGAGSFTTLLALRAEFALSTIIVALFLNIVVVFFVLHYTDKIKHIAGAGGVYVLKKFFGIILMAMSIRLFMSNFASLLVEMIDHFKGL
- a CDS encoding viroplasmin family protein; translation: MPYYVVWVGAEPGIYDSWNDCRKRIIGFPGARYKKFNTLAEAEEAFGSSRSSKPKAVKLSGFESPIQDALAVDAACSGNPGVMEYRGVHVGSRQEWFNFKIELGTNNIGEFLGIVHGLAFQKQHNLNIPIYSDSQIAIGWIKAGKCKTKLAVNEKTKKLFEVIRRAEEWLAHNSWDQPLLKWETKRWGEIPADFGRK
- a CDS encoding tetratricopeptide repeat protein codes for the protein MIRPFTMLRISVIVVLSVVGVQLTSAADEKKLADLVELVVEAIDVNAAEARKLINRIEDLEGYNPDLLAAYAAFYRGELEYSLSNWSEASQQYSRAIEFYRNVNDTARLSAAYNNLGLVKYYQGDFDESIENFSQSLKLELEINNSYGIAQCYQNMAIVFSHGEQFAKSLDLYQKALDVYLKEQEWEEVASVYNNIAAVYAEYGQLDEAAANYEKALEYYRRERNNAMEARVLSNIGSLKMRQEKYDEAGRILERALVINKAEGDRFAEVNTYSMLGDNYAKKGEYLQSIYLYKKAEGLAVQYEMKELLLNLLNSEYLVYKQIEQYDSALVNFERYIALRDKMLKDNPDYAKGVMDMELERQIKERDHRIKKAIMRERLFWSLIILVSVSAVIAFASAYQRRRRLLQQKNVEELKKELMKEKCNPDLMLSSLKNVKQCIEVGDSERAVDQLDMIARHIEQVLKFSGQELIPLSMEIDYLRSFLRVQDQMLGKPIEHRIESNVMQNAGAILVPSMISQPFLENALADIMAFRSQDKIKFDIAFMRRGNALEVIIEDNGAEGNCHYACKSLEEKYRNMGIAVSFSHIYKGKGLKNRPTDFGYIRSEERYDGKVKTGHRVCFNLPLMMQ
- a CDS encoding 3-deoxy-D-manno-octulosonic acid transferase, whose amino-acid sequence is MHLFYNLGIALFDLAVSLAAPFSKRAALLVKGRKTVWDTLGGVSLEGDVIWVHCASLGEFEQGRPLIEAIRKKNPSYKIVLSFYSPSGYEVRKNYKEADVVCYLPSDTRANAKRFISTVNPRMVFFVKYEYWYNYFRELKEVGTPLYLVSAIFRKDQIFFKWYGGWFRKILNNVKCFYIQDEKSAALLDGIGIKAYIVAGDTRFDRVAAIAAAANPIPVVENFATGAKVLVAGSTWPADEQIIASYINNSAKDVKLIIAPHMVDESHVQQLERRFALPVCRYTKVKGEIGADVRVLIIDTIGLLSAIYRYGSVAYLGGGFGKGIHNTLEAATYGMPVIFGPRHLKFKEAIDLKEKGAGFSINDSVEFGNLMERLWDDENKDYLKKSGEAALEYVQSMCGATEEILKLID
- a CDS encoding glutamine--tRNA ligase/YqeY domain fusion protein gives rise to the protein MPGEDIRSNFVIEEIEKDLAMGRNGGKILTRFPPEPNGYLHIGHAKAICLNFGIAERYNAKCNLRFDDTNPVKEDVEYIESIKEDIQWLGFQWADEPKYASDYFEQLYEWAIKLIKKGYAYVCQLSAEEIAAQKGTPTEPGQESPYRNRSVEENLELFERMRKGEFKEGEMILRAKIDMASPNMHMRDPIMYRIIHKSHHRTGDKWCIYPMYDYTHGQSDFIEGITHSLCTLEFAVHRPLYDWFLDKILEGEPTPEVRTRQIEFARLNINYTVMSKRKLLELVQLKVVSGWDDPRMPTISGLRRRGYTPESVRMFAEKVGVAKRDNVIDIALLEHCVREDLNKKATRVNAVLDPIKMIITNYPEDQVEMLETVNNPEDETMGSRTIPFCRELYIERDDFMENPPKKYFRLGPDREVRLKSAYIVKCEGFKKDDQGNITEIYCTYDPESRSGSEGSARKVKATLHWVSARHAIDAEVRLYDRLFLDPEPDGHKDKDFKEFLNPDSLKVLNHCKLEPMLAEAKPLEHFQFQRLGYFSVDPGSKPDMLVFNKTVGLKDTWAKISNKEE